The Elaeis guineensis isolate ETL-2024a chromosome 13, EG11, whole genome shotgun sequence genome includes a region encoding these proteins:
- the LOC105056126 gene encoding probable WRKY transcription factor 4, translating into MADSGGGRGRGAPPPGAGQPPRPTISPPPVSAYDFPFHGDAAGGEGPSDVIPCPLTPVSSSFFDDVESEFESFAQLVQGAMNSFAGAPPPPWALGEELMDAEWDLGCEVERREEGDLGQQNVEMTEPSPIFTVPPGISPSRLLHSPSPSPDPGKFGMSHQLVAAQVTAQAVQSQFQMHYEAGCSSSLSVATATSLAQNTSPPISLTPTQEMSTLPSNTDNNTFESGEGSHSDQRSQPAALIIQKPPYDGCNWRKYAQKMLKGSEYPRSYYKCKHPDCPATKMIERSFDGQIIAVVYRRQHKHQRPQPNKRAKGVGALPSGSNELDGNPIPADSEPGSQAYPGNFSRSNETMALPSASERDQASNYGTPEQLAGASGGEETGDVEQMKVVMMRTDEGSDSEPDPKRRKIPASMQRMIQPRFIFQTTSEIDLLDDGYKWRMYSKKVLKGNPNPRSYYKCSHAGCNAKKHVQRSSTEPSDVITTYDGIHNHPMPAARSSNDTHWSSLTQESRLQKQ; encoded by the exons ATGGCGGACAGCGGCGGTGGCCGCGGACGTGGAGCGCCACCCCCCGGGGCCGGCCAGCCGCCGCGGCCCACCATCTCCCCCCCTCCCGTCTCCGCCTACGACTTCCCATTCCACGGTGATGCCGCCGGCGGCGAGGGTCCATCGGATGTCATTCCCTGCCCGCTGACGCCGGTATCGAGCTCCTTTTTTGACGACGTCGAGTCGGAGTTCGAATCCTTCGCTCAGCTAGTCCAGGGGGCGATGAATTCCTTTGCCGGGGCGCCGCCGCCCCCGTGGGCGCTTGGGGAGGAGCTGATGGATGCAGAGTGGGATTTGGGCTGTGAGGtggagagaagagaagagggTGATTTGGGACAGCAGAACGTGGAGATGACTGAGCCTTCTCCGATCTTTACCGTGCCTCCAGGAATCAGCCCCTCTCGGTTGCTGCATTCTCCTTCCCCTTCACCTGATCCG GGGAAGTTTGGAATGTCCCATCAACTGGTGGCAGCTCAAGTCACGGCTCAGGCTGTCCAGTCTCAATTTCAAATGCACTATGAAGCTGGATGTTCATCTTCACTTTCAGTGGCAACGGCCACATCCTTGGCACAGAACACAAGCCCTCCCATCAGTTTGACACCAACCCAAGAAATGTCAACTCTGCCATCAAACACAGATAATAACACCTTTGAATCTGGAGAGGGCTCTCATTCTGATCAAAGATCTCAACCTGCAGCTCTTATCATTCAGAAACCTCCCTATGATGGCTGTAACTGGCGAAAATATGCACAGAAGATGCTGAAGGGCAGTGAATATCCTCGGAGCTACTACAAATGTAAACATCCGGACTGTCCAGCTACGAAAATGATAGAGCGCTCCTTTGATGGCCAAATAATTGCGGTAGTCTACAGGCGTCAACACAAGCATCAGCGTCCCCAACCAAATAAGCGTGCCAAGGGAGTTGGTGCTTTACCAAGTGGGTCTAATGAATTGGACGGGAACCCTATTCCTGCTGACTCTGAACCAGGTTCCCAGGCTTACCCTGGAAACTTCAGCAGATCAAATGAGACTATGGCTCTCCCTTCAGCATCTGAGAGAGATCAAGCATCTAATTACGGAACACCAGAACAATTAGCTGGTGCAAGCGGTGGTGAAGAAACAGGCGATGTTGAACAGATGAAGGTGGTGATGATGAGAACAGATGAAGGTAGTGATAGTGAGCCTGATCCTAAAAGAAG GAAGATACCAGCTTCTATGCAAAGGATGATACAGCCTAGGTTCATCTTTCAGACGACAAGTGAGATTGATCTTCTGGATGATGGTTATAAGTGGCGAATGTATAGCAAGAAAGTGCTGAAAGGAAATCCTAACCCAAG GAGTTATTACAAGTGCTCTCATGCTGGATGCAATGCCAAGAAGCATGTACAGAGATCTTCAACAGAACCTTCGGATGTTATAACAACATATGACGGAATACACAACCATCCAATGCCTGCTGCCAGAAGCAGCAACGATACCCACTGGTCAAGCCTCACTCAAGAGAGCAGACTACAGAAACAATGA